Within bacterium, the genomic segment CTGGATTCTCTTGCTTCTATCTCATCTACGTCCGGTGGACACGGTCCGTCCAGCCAGCGGTCGATTACCTCGACCCCCTTGCCTCGGACCCCTATTCCGCGAGCACGGCGTCGGCCTCGATCTCGATCAGCATCTGGGGATCGATCAGGGCTCTGACCTCGACCATCGTGGTAGCCGGCGGATGGCGCGCGAAGGCCTCGCCGTGCGCGCGTCCGATTTCCTCCCAGCGCGAGATATCGGTTACGAACATCCGCGTCCTGACAACGTTTGAGAAGTCGGCGCCTAGCTCGTTCAGCGCTCCCGCGATGATCTCGAGGCAGCGCTTCGTCTGCGCGTAGGCGTCGCCCGGAGCGACGACCACGCCATCCTTCACGGGCGCGGTGCCGGTGACGAAGATGCGGTCCTCCGACCGCAAAGCCCGGCAGTAACCGACCCGCGCTTCCCAGGGAGCGCCACTGAACACTCGTTGAAAGCTCATGAGCCGATCCTACACGTGCCCCGCAGAAGGAGGTGTCCCCCTTTTGCCGTGCAAAGGTAGGGGCTCATCTGGAGGCCCTCTGCGGCAAGCATCGGTAGGGCCACCAACCCACAGTTTGCAGCAGCCAATAGAGTTCTTTTGAATCGGTTCATTCTTTTCACCTCAGTGCCAGTGGCGGCGATGCCTGGCCGTACCCGTCGTAGCCCCAGCAGATCGCGGTGCCGGAGGCCGTCAAACCGCAACTGTGCCGAGCGCCAGCGGCGACCTGGACCCAGGTCTCGCCCCTTGGGAGATTCGGCCCCGGATGCTGGCCTTGTCACCCGCTCACCTCGTGCTCGCGCCGGCTGCGGGTCGCGATCGGTTGTTGACACTGGCCAGCGAACAGCCGTAGTTTCCTCGGATTCGAGCTCGCGCCTGAAAACTGGCAGTGTCCCTAGTCCGCGTCACGAACCCAGAACCCGTTTAAGCTCAGCGAGACATGCCTTTCGAAGCTGTCCTCGTCCTCGCCATCCTCGTCGGAGCCGTCGCTCTTTTCATCTCGGAGAGATTTCCGATCGACTTCGTGGCGCTGCTCGTCCTGGGCGTCTTGCTCTTGTTTGGATTGGTCACGCCCCAGGAGGGGATCTCCGGCTTCAGCAACCCCGCGACAGTAACGGTCGCGGCGATGTTCATCCTGAGCGCGGGCCTGCAGAAGACCGGGGCCACGGCCGTCGTGGGCCAGCTCATGGTCCGCTTCGGCAAGAGCTACTTCACGGCGCTAGTGGTGATCATGGGGACCATCACCGTGATGTCGGCTTTCGTCAACAACACGGCGGCGGTCGCCGTCTTCATCCCGCTGGTCATGGTGGTTGCGAACCGGCGCAAGATCGCCGCCTCGAGGCTTCTGATTCCGCTTTCCTACGCCTCCCAGTTCGGCGGCGTCTGCACTCTGATCGGCACCTCGACCAACCTGCTGGTCAGCTCGATCTCGGACGAAGCCGGATACGGGAGCTTCAGCATGTTCGAGTTCAGCCGGATGGGACTCATTCTGTTCGCCACCGGCGTACTCTTCTTCCTGCTCTTCGGCCGCTGGCTGCTTCCCGAGCGCAAGGCCCAGGAGCTCGCCGTCACCTACCAGCTGGGCGAGTACATCACCGAGCTGCGGGTGGCCGACAACTCTCCGCTGGTCGGGAGATCGGTGCTCGAGAGCCGGCTGGGACAGGACCACGACGTTACGGTCCTGCGCCTCCTGCACGTGACCAAGGCGGTCTGGGCGCCGCTCCGGCAGCCGGTCATGGGAGGGGATGTGCTGCTCGTCCGCGGCAGGGTCGAAGAGCTCATACGCTTGCGCGATTCGGCGAAACTCGAGCTCAACGTCGAGTTCAAGCTGCGTGACGCGAAGCTCCAGACCGAAGACCTCAGGCTGGTGCAGGCCCTGGTCGCACCGGGCTCGGATCTGATCGAGAACACCCTCAAGGATCTCGACTTCCGCAACCGCTACAAGGCCCTGGTGCTGGCGATCCAGCGGCGCGGCGAGCCGATTCGGGACAAACTCAACTCGGTCCGGCTCCGCCTGGGAGACGCACTCCTGATCCAGGCGCACGAGTCCCAGATCCGCGAGCTCAGAAACGACAAGAATTTCATCGTCCTCGACGAGGTTCCGGGCGTGTCGCTGCGTCACAAGGCTCCCCTGGTCCTCGGCATTCTGGCCGGCGTGGTCGGGCTTGCGGCCTTGGGCGTACTGCCGATCCTGGTCACGGCCATCCTGGGTTGCCTGGCGCTGGTCCTGACTCGCTGCCTGCGGCTCGAGGAGGCCTATCACGCCATCAATTGGCAGGTCATCTTTCTGCTCGGTGGAATCCTCCCACTCGGCATCGCCATGCAGAAAACCGGCGCGGCCGGCTTCATCGCCGAGCGCGCGGTGGGCATGGTCGGCGACTTCGGGCCGGTCGCGGTGCTCGCGGTCGTCTATCTGATGACCTCGGTGATGACCGACACGATGAGCAACAACGCGGCGGCGGTCCTGCTCGCCCCGATCGCCATCTCGACGGCCGAGCAGATCGGGGTCGACCCGCGTCCCTTCCTGATGGCGATCACTTTCGCCGCCTCAACAGGCTTCTCGACGCCGGTCGGCTACCAGACCAATACAATGATCTACAACGCCGGCGGCTATAAATACACGGACTTCCTGCGCACCGGGGTGCCGCTCAGTATCCTGTTCTGGATCATGTCCGTGATCTTCATTCCGCGGATCTGGAGCTTTTGAGCGACGAGCGCTTCAAAGCCGGCGCCTGATACCGCGCTGCGGCGCCGAACGCTACTTCCGAGCTGCTCGCAATCCTGAGGAGCTGGCTCGCGCACCTTCGAGAAGTCGAGTTCGGTGCCGGGCCAGACTAGGTGCCAGGTGTAGGCCCTGCGGCGATTCGCGGCCGTGGCCCGGACCTGACCGCTGGCGAGATTGCGGTGTCTCCGACCGAACGTCGCGATCCACAGCAGGAAGGCAAGAAATGGAGGCTCATCCATGGTCGGCATCTTGAAACGCACATCGAGTCCTCGGAGCACTCGATCTTCACTTGCTCTGCTCCTCACCTTGTCGGCGTTGCTGGTGGTAGGCACCATCGAGGCCAACGCGGCCTCCGGCGCTCGGGAGGCGCCGCACATTACGCTTCTCGGAGATCAACGCGGGATCGGCCCTGCCGAGGTTTGCGGCACCTCCCATCCAGAAACGCCTGAGCATAGCCTGCGGCAGCTCAGGGCCGACCCGGGTCTGAACCCCGGCGACCCGATCTACTTCGACATCGAGCCGGCCACGATTCCGCTCGGACGCAAGGTTCCGATCCGCGTCCGCAATCTGATGATCCTCGGCGACTACCCCCAGATCGAGTTCTCGCTGCTCCCGGACGGACCCGAGCGGCTTTTCGACCGCCTTGAAACGCGCACGATCGACGGGGATCTGGTCAGCGTCTACGACGTCACTTTCCCTCGGGGCGATCTGTACGCGGGTCGGAGAGCGATCCCGATCCGCTTCGACCATATCGGCCGGGTTGCGCCGGAGACAACGCGCTACCTGCGCTTGCGCTCCTCGACGATTCCGCGGACTCCCGTCGTCCGGATCAACGACCGGGTGCAGTACTCGAGCCATGTGGTCAACATCGTAGTGCCCCATGACGGGCTCTCGGTTTTCTCTCTTCCCGGCGAAGAGATCGCCGCCGAGTTCTACCGCCACTTCACCGACACCTACGAAGAGCTCGCTTTTGTTCCCGAGCGCTTCTACTGGAGCCCTAGGTTCGGCGCCCGCCACCAGTTCGTTTACCAGGACATCGAGGGTATCGGCCTCGCGACCATGAACGATCGGCCTCGCTACGCCAACTCCAGCGTGCTGCACGATTGGATCTTCTACATCCGTGGCGATCTGCAATCGAACTTCCTCTCGGTCCACGAGACCGGGCACAACTGGGGCTGGTTCATGTCCCTGTTCGACGCCGCCGGCGTCCAGATCGAGGGCTCCACCGAGTGCGCCGGCCTTGAATACGACGGAACCTCGGTGCACGCGCCGCTGGCGGGAGATGAGCACACCTTCCTGAGCCAATGCATCTACTCGCCGCTCTATGTCGCCAAGCGGAACGACGTCCTCACTCTCGCCGAGGCCCCGACGCCGCTCTCCCTTCACCCGCTGACGCTCTACGCCATGGGCTTCCTGGAGGCCGACGACGTGCCACGGATGTATCTCGGAGCCAAACAGGGAGCTCCGCGAAGCACCGCCCCGGGGACGCGTCTCGACGAGGACTGGACCGAGGTCACCATCGAAGACATCCAGCGCGTCTACGGCGAGCGCCGTGGGCCGGTGGTGCCGGCCGTCTGGCGCCGGGCGATGATCGTCGTGTCGCCCGAGCGCCTCTTGAGTAAGACCGACCTGCGCTGGTTCAATTTCTACGCGAAACGGATCTCAGACCCCGACGTCACCGGGGTCGAGAGTCTCGCCGGTATCCCGTCG encodes:
- a CDS encoding RidA family protein; translation: MSFQRVFSGAPWEARVGYCRALRSEDRIFVTGTAPVKDGVVVAPGDAYAQTKRCLEIIAGALNELGADFSNVVRTRMFVTDISRWEEIGRAHGEAFARHPPATTMVEVRALIDPQMLIEIEADAVLAE
- a CDS encoding SLC13 family permease, translated to MPFEAVLVLAILVGAVALFISERFPIDFVALLVLGVLLLFGLVTPQEGISGFSNPATVTVAAMFILSAGLQKTGATAVVGQLMVRFGKSYFTALVVIMGTITVMSAFVNNTAAVAVFIPLVMVVANRRKIAASRLLIPLSYASQFGGVCTLIGTSTNLLVSSISDEAGYGSFSMFEFSRMGLILFATGVLFFLLFGRWLLPERKAQELAVTYQLGEYITELRVADNSPLVGRSVLESRLGQDHDVTVLRLLHVTKAVWAPLRQPVMGGDVLLVRGRVEELIRLRDSAKLELNVEFKLRDAKLQTEDLRLVQALVAPGSDLIENTLKDLDFRNRYKALVLAIQRRGEPIRDKLNSVRLRLGDALLIQAHESQIRELRNDKNFIVLDEVPGVSLRHKAPLVLGILAGVVGLAALGVLPILVTAILGCLALVLTRCLRLEEAYHAINWQVIFLLGGILPLGIAMQKTGAAGFIAERAVGMVGDFGPVAVLAVVYLMTSVMTDTMSNNAAAVLLAPIAISTAEQIGVDPRPFLMAITFAASTGFSTPVGYQTNTMIYNAGGYKYTDFLRTGVPLSILFWIMSVIFIPRIWSF